In the Nilaparvata lugens isolate BPH chromosome 9, ASM1435652v1, whole genome shotgun sequence genome, one interval contains:
- the LOC120352958 gene encoding zinc finger MYM-type protein 1-like: MFKGLISILDDKRDGFEEFWKSCLKNKFSQVEEPVIPRKRRVPNRYENDGASSPHNFNTPKDYFKALYIEVCETVRSCIKERFESTGLSRLVAVEKEFLSVLVANEEGSSFEQSKDFFKNDLDVERLQIHLNMLADINRQNNLKMKSMRDVRKYLSQEPAIKKMLSEVVKVIKLLQVVPISSATAERSFSALRRLKTYLRSTMGQKRLNNLAVLHAHRDVLDEVHLSTVMNEFISSNELRRHTFSMV; encoded by the coding sequence ATGTTTAAAGGATTGATTAGCATTTTAGATGATAAGCGAGATGGCTTTGAGGAGTTTTGGAAGTCGTgcttaaaaaacaaattttcacaAGTAGAAGAGCCTGTGATTCCAAGGAAACGGCGCGTTCCAAATAGATATGAAAACGACGGAGCCAGCTCACCACATAACTTCAACACCCCAAAGGACTACTTCAAAGCTCTCTACATCGAGGTGTGTGAAACGGTGCGATCTTGCATCAAAGAACGCTTTGAGTCCACGGGCTTGTCGCGGCTCGTTGCGGTCGAAAAAGAGTTTTTGAGTGTGTTAGTGGCGAACGAAGAAGGTTCAAGTTTCGAACAGTcgaaagatttttttaaaaatgaccTGGATGTTGAAAGGTTGCAAATACATCTAAACATGTTAGCCGATATTAATaggcaaaataatttaaaaatgaaatcaatGCGTGATGTAAGGAAATATCTTTCACAAGAGCCAGCCATTAAAAAAATGCTGTCAGAAGTGGTTAAAGTGATCAAGCTTCTTCAAGTAGTGCCAATTTCGTCGGCAACGGCAGAACGCTCTTTTAGTGCACTCCGTCGACTGAAGACGTATCTGAGATCAACAATGGGACAGAAACGGCTGAACAATTTAGCAGTCCTTCACGCCCACCGTGATGTCCTGGACGAAGTTCACTTGAGCACGGTGATGAACGAGTTTATAAGCAGCAATGAACTCAGAAGGCATACTTTTTCAATGGTATAA